In the Malus domestica chromosome 16, GDT2T_hap1 genome, one interval contains:
- the LOC103445821 gene encoding ribulose-1,5 bisphosphate carboxylase/oxygenase large subunit N-methyltransferase, chloroplastic isoform X2: MALDKDCSIVLELSESDPLFDTKKKLLQDKGFNTRQQINVKRSSDPNWLSTSVEVMLQIATIIKSTEAELYFGQDQPMESYGPRNELEALNSILQLVEASFSGVCQMQKNVLQELHNVIVDMICQSSDKHRPKTTIVEGYNSAKEKQLLQWGENNGVKTRLQIAYVEGAGRGAIAKEDLKVGDTALEIPTSLIISEELVQADMYHALEKFEGITPETMLLLWSMKERHNCNSKYKMYFDTLPEEFHTGLSFGVKAMMALGGTMLLDEITEAKEHLHAEYDKLFPALCNEHPDIFAPELYKWEQFLWACELWYSNSMKIKFPDGKLRTCLIPIAGFLNHSLYPHIVNYGRIDAAANTLKFCLSRSCSAGQECCLSYGDFSSSHLVTFYGFIPQGENPYDVIQLDFGSAQDEFTDGSSISNWSTHMVRGTWFSENRNIFYYGLPSPLLDFLRSAHSPVLHTKALLPENLKIEIEILENLLSICNDMMDELGDPDLDDRKSTNWDVKLAVEFKDIQRGIVSSVLTSCHCGLKRVKHELSEMDG, from the exons ATGGCGTTGGATAAAGACTGCTCAATTGTCCTTGAGCTATCTGAAAGTGACCCTCTTTTTGATACAAAGAAG AAATTGCTACAAGATAAGGGATTTAATACAAGGCAACAAATCAATGTTAAAAGGTCTTCAGATCCTAATTGGCTCAGTACCTCCGTGGAAGTAATGCTTCAGATAGCAACAATCATAAAATCAACTGAG GCAGAGCTTTATTTTGGGCAAGATCAACCAATGGAATCATATGGTCCCAGGAATGAACTTGAGGCTCTCAATTCAATCCTTCAACTTGTTGAAGCCTCATTCTCTGGTGTTTGTCAAATGCAAAAGAATGTCCTACAAGAACTACACAATGTTATTGTTGATATGATTTGTCAGTCTTCTGACAAGCACCGTCCAAAGACTACAATTGTAGAAGGCTACAACTCTGCTAAAGAAAAGCAATTGTTACAATGGGGTGAAAACAATGGTGTCAAAACAAGGTTGCAGATAGCTT ATGTTGAAGGGGCTGGCAGAGGAGCCATAGCTAAGGAGGATCTGAAAGTCGGTGATACTGCTCTAGAGATCCCAACATCTTTAATAATCTCCGAGGAGCTTGTGCAAGCTGATATG TATCATGCATTAGAGAAGTTTGAAGGCATTACCCCTGAGACGATGTTGTTGTTGTGGAGCATGAAGGAGAGGCACAATTGTAATTCAAAATACAAGATGTACTTTGACACACTTCCTGAAGAATTTCATACTG GGTTGAGTTTTGGAGTCAAGGCGATGATGGCTTTGGGTGGAACCATGCTGTTGGATGAGATAACAGAAGCAAAAGAG CATTTGCATGCTGAATATGATAAGCTCTTCCCTGCACTGTGCAATGAGCATCCTGATATCTTTGCACCGGAGCTTTACAAATGGGAGCAATTCTTGTGGGCATGTGAACTGTGGTACTCAAATAGCATGAAAATCAAGTTTCCTGATGGAAAGCTAAGAACATGCTTGATTCCAATTGCTGGCTTTCTGAACCATTCA CTATACCCACATATAGTGAACTATGGCAGAATAGATGCTGCAGCAAATACCTTGAAATTCTGTCTATCAAGATCATGCAGTGCAGGACAAGAATGCTGTCTTAGTTATGGAGATTTCTCCAGTTCTCATCTAGTTACCTTCTACGGCTTTATACCACAAGGAGAGAACCCATACGATGTCATTCAACTAG ATTTTGGTTCTGCCCAAGATGAATTTACTGATGGCAGCTCCATATCCAACTGGTCCACTCACATGGTGCGGGGTACTTGGTTCTCAGAGAATCGCAATATTTTCTACTACGGCCTGCCCTCCCCATTGTTGGACTTCCTAAGGAGTGCTCATAGTCCCGTGCTGCATACTAAGGCCCTT CTGCCGGAAAATTTGaagattgaaattgaaattctTGAAAATCTGCTCTCTATCTGTAATGATATGATGGATGAACTTGGTGATCCCGACCTTGATGACAG AAAAAGCACTAATTGGGATGTAAAGCTGGCAGTGGAGTTCAAGGATATACAGAGAGGTATCGTCTCTTCAGTTTTAACTTCGTGTCACTGTGGCCTCAAACGGGTGAAACACGAATTGTCTGAAATGGACGGCTGA
- the LOC103445821 gene encoding ribulose-1,5 bisphosphate carboxylase/oxygenase large subunit N-methyltransferase, chloroplastic isoform X1: MCKQVKLNCPSSSFDSMALDKDCSIVLELSESDPLFDTKKKLLQDKGFNTRQQINVKRSSDPNWLSTSVEVMLQIATIIKSTEAELYFGQDQPMESYGPRNELEALNSILQLVEASFSGVCQMQKNVLQELHNVIVDMICQSSDKHRPKTTIVEGYNSAKEKQLLQWGENNGVKTRLQIAYVEGAGRGAIAKEDLKVGDTALEIPTSLIISEELVQADMYHALEKFEGITPETMLLLWSMKERHNCNSKYKMYFDTLPEEFHTGLSFGVKAMMALGGTMLLDEITEAKEHLHAEYDKLFPALCNEHPDIFAPELYKWEQFLWACELWYSNSMKIKFPDGKLRTCLIPIAGFLNHSLYPHIVNYGRIDAAANTLKFCLSRSCSAGQECCLSYGDFSSSHLVTFYGFIPQGENPYDVIQLDFGSAQDEFTDGSSISNWSTHMVRGTWFSENRNIFYYGLPSPLLDFLRSAHSPVLHTKALLPENLKIEIEILENLLSICNDMMDELGDPDLDDRKSTNWDVKLAVEFKDIQRGIVSSVLTSCHCGLKRVKHELSEMDG; the protein is encoded by the exons ATGTGTAAACAAGTGAAACTTAATTGT CCGTCGTCATCTTTTGATTCCATGGCGTTGGATAAAGACTGCTCAATTGTCCTTGAGCTATCTGAAAGTGACCCTCTTTTTGATACAAAGAAG AAATTGCTACAAGATAAGGGATTTAATACAAGGCAACAAATCAATGTTAAAAGGTCTTCAGATCCTAATTGGCTCAGTACCTCCGTGGAAGTAATGCTTCAGATAGCAACAATCATAAAATCAACTGAG GCAGAGCTTTATTTTGGGCAAGATCAACCAATGGAATCATATGGTCCCAGGAATGAACTTGAGGCTCTCAATTCAATCCTTCAACTTGTTGAAGCCTCATTCTCTGGTGTTTGTCAAATGCAAAAGAATGTCCTACAAGAACTACACAATGTTATTGTTGATATGATTTGTCAGTCTTCTGACAAGCACCGTCCAAAGACTACAATTGTAGAAGGCTACAACTCTGCTAAAGAAAAGCAATTGTTACAATGGGGTGAAAACAATGGTGTCAAAACAAGGTTGCAGATAGCTT ATGTTGAAGGGGCTGGCAGAGGAGCCATAGCTAAGGAGGATCTGAAAGTCGGTGATACTGCTCTAGAGATCCCAACATCTTTAATAATCTCCGAGGAGCTTGTGCAAGCTGATATG TATCATGCATTAGAGAAGTTTGAAGGCATTACCCCTGAGACGATGTTGTTGTTGTGGAGCATGAAGGAGAGGCACAATTGTAATTCAAAATACAAGATGTACTTTGACACACTTCCTGAAGAATTTCATACTG GGTTGAGTTTTGGAGTCAAGGCGATGATGGCTTTGGGTGGAACCATGCTGTTGGATGAGATAACAGAAGCAAAAGAG CATTTGCATGCTGAATATGATAAGCTCTTCCCTGCACTGTGCAATGAGCATCCTGATATCTTTGCACCGGAGCTTTACAAATGGGAGCAATTCTTGTGGGCATGTGAACTGTGGTACTCAAATAGCATGAAAATCAAGTTTCCTGATGGAAAGCTAAGAACATGCTTGATTCCAATTGCTGGCTTTCTGAACCATTCA CTATACCCACATATAGTGAACTATGGCAGAATAGATGCTGCAGCAAATACCTTGAAATTCTGTCTATCAAGATCATGCAGTGCAGGACAAGAATGCTGTCTTAGTTATGGAGATTTCTCCAGTTCTCATCTAGTTACCTTCTACGGCTTTATACCACAAGGAGAGAACCCATACGATGTCATTCAACTAG ATTTTGGTTCTGCCCAAGATGAATTTACTGATGGCAGCTCCATATCCAACTGGTCCACTCACATGGTGCGGGGTACTTGGTTCTCAGAGAATCGCAATATTTTCTACTACGGCCTGCCCTCCCCATTGTTGGACTTCCTAAGGAGTGCTCATAGTCCCGTGCTGCATACTAAGGCCCTT CTGCCGGAAAATTTGaagattgaaattgaaattctTGAAAATCTGCTCTCTATCTGTAATGATATGATGGATGAACTTGGTGATCCCGACCTTGATGACAG AAAAAGCACTAATTGGGATGTAAAGCTGGCAGTGGAGTTCAAGGATATACAGAGAGGTATCGTCTCTTCAGTTTTAACTTCGTGTCACTGTGGCCTCAAACGGGTGAAACACGAATTGTCTGAAATGGACGGCTGA